Proteins encoded in a region of the Mercenaria mercenaria strain notata chromosome 1, MADL_Memer_1, whole genome shotgun sequence genome:
- the LOC123563894 gene encoding uncharacterized protein LOC123563894: protein MTDHLCTNILGAVDTLPLFKKAHPGLEKYSQEHLVGLFVKQTYSAHNALSDVKSLQKLCTTVGVSNQQMSEHSCSLNSALDIFRYKKENQQNIATLVELKENKVLSKGLADRIGGSGLCLAHLKLAVQRSKLTGLSNLLCEPFHGKPRVTKNTKIIEKLYNYLKEQ from the coding sequence ATGACTGATCATCTGTGTACAAACATCCTGGGAGCGGTTGATACTTTGCCTCTGTTCAAAAAAGCTCATCCAGGTCTTGAAAAATATTCACAGGAACATTTGGTTGGTCTGTTTGTGAAACAGACTTACTCTGCTCACAATGCTCTCAGTGATGTTAAAAGTTTACAGAAATTGTGTACTACTGTAGGTGTGTCTAATCAGCAAATGTCTGAGCATAGTTGTTCGCTAAATTCTGCCCTTGATATATTTAGGTACAAAAAGGAAAATCAGCAGAATATTGCCACCCTAGTTGagttaaaagaaaacaaagttttatcaaaaGGTTTGGCTGACAGAATTGGGGGAAGTGGATTATGCTTAGCCCACCTGAAATTGGCAGTTCAGCGCTCCAAACTAACAGGACTGTCTAATTTGCTTTGTGAACCTTTTCATGGCAAACCTAGAGTtaccaaaaatacaaaaattatagaaaaattgtACAACTATCTGAAAGAACAGTAA
- the LOC123563893 gene encoding uncharacterized protein LOC123563893 encodes MERKLQQRYDNLTKAAFEGTTYQCGVTMTHVSVITEIPFPKVMPTMNKIETNFFSSANKIYCDIETTSLHKDEDILQIAATSETESCDLYILPSKSISPASSDITGLTVIGKNMFYRGRKVDTHSLKDAILLFVKFLESHQPCVLIGHNFHTFDFPRIIRAFELTSMTDHLCKNTLGAVDTLPLFKKAHPGLEKYSQEHLVGLFVKQTYSAHNALSDVKSLQKLYTTVGVSNQQMS; translated from the coding sequence ATGGAACGAAAACTACAACAGAGATATGACAATTTGACCAAAGCCGCATTTGAGGGTACAACATATCAGTGTGGTGTGACCATGACACATGTGTCAGTCATTACGGAAATACCTTTTCCAAAGGTTATGCCAACCATGAATAAAATTGAgactaattttttttcttctgccAATAAAATATACTGTGACATTGAAACAACCTCACTACACAAGGatgaagatattttacagattGCTGCTACTAGTGAAACAGAGTCATGTGATTTATACATACTACCGTCAAAGTCAATTTCACCGGCTTCGTCCGACATAACAGGGCTGACAGTAATCggcaaaaacatgttttaccgAGGCCGAAAGGTTGATACCCATTCACTCAAAGATGCCATTCTCttgtttgtaaaatttcttgaaaGTCATCAACCTTGTGTTCTCATAGGTCATAACTTCCACACATTTGATTTTCCAAGAATTATTAGAGCATTTGAGCTGACCAGTATGACTGATCATCTGTGTAAAAACACCCTGGGAGCGGTTGATACTTTGCCTCTGTTCAAAAAAGCTCATCCAGGTCTTGAAAAATATTCACAGGAACATTTGGTTGGTCTGTTTGTGAAACAGACTTACTCTGCTCACAATGCTCTCAGTGATGTTAAAAGTTTACAGAAATTGTATACTACTGTAGGTGTGTCTAATCAGCAAATGTCTTAG
- the LOC128549640 gene encoding uncharacterized protein LOC128549640, with protein sequence MGWQKRGSGRCYDSKSGVGTVIGNFTGKICAYGIRSKCCRKCDYHSVKGNGIPDHNCYRNWGGSSKAMEPDVGGELVKEIEKENIEVETIIMDDDCTTMSRIRKELSHNVVKWSDQNHTVKHLGKSLYALQKKHKILSSMVIKHIQKCFNYALAQNKENVSNFTTALKQLVPHLFGDHDLCGDWCGHRKNPDTYKGLPYGKPLCGETLRSDLDEVINIFIQNAEKIAPGGSTKDVESFNNMISSKAQKRTHYSGSESLFMRTSCAVAQKNEGCSYVNEINSRSGLSPGRAYQKHAEQELSP encoded by the coding sequence ATGGGTTGGCAAAAAAGGGGGTCCGGTCGATGCTATGACAGTAAATCAGGTGTAGGGACAGTGATTGGAaactttactggaaaaatatgTGCCTACGGTATAAGATCAAAATGTTGTAGAAAATGTGATTACCACAGTGTTAAAGGCAATGGAATTCCAGATCATAATTGCTATAGAAATTGGGGAGGAAGCTCAAAGGCTATGGAGCCAGATGTTGGTGGTGAACTAgtcaaagaaatagaaaaagaaaacatagaagTTGAGACAATCATTATGGATGATGATTGCACCACAATGTCAAGAATAAGAAAAGAGTTGTCACATAATGTAGTTAAATGGAGTGATCAGAACCATACAGTTAAACATCTTGGCAAAAGTTTGTATGCTTTGCAGAAGAAACACAAAATATTGTCAAGTATGGTGATAAAACATATACAAAAGTGCTTTAATTATGCCTTGgcacaaaacaaagaaaatgtttcaaatttcactaCAGCATTGAAACAGTTGGTACCCCATTTGTTTGGAGATCATGATCTTTGTGGTGATTGGTGTGGTCACAGAAAAAATCCAGATACCTATAAAGGACTACCCTATGGCAAACCATTGTGCGGTGAAACACTTAGATCTGATTTAGATGAAGTAATCAACATATTCATACAAAATGCTGAAAAGATTGCACCTGGGGGTTCCACAAAAGATGTTGAATCCTTCAACAACATGATATCATCCAAAGCACAAAAAAGGACACATTATTCTGGATCAGAAAGTTTGTTCATGAGGACAAGTTGTGCTGTAGCCCAGAAGAACGAAGGGTGCTCTTACGTAAATGAGATTAATTCCCGTTCGGGTTTGTCACCTGGCAGAGCATATCAAAAGCAtgctgaacaagagctgtctccatag